The following are encoded together in the Bradyrhizobium quebecense genome:
- a CDS encoding integrase catalytic domain-containing protein produces MAGKISMGARREVVSAVMERYRSAGRAEKGRILDALCATTGWHRKHAVRALRPRATVGPRKVEAPRERKRRYGATVKDAMTALWEASDRVCGKRLKVMIPTLLPALEQHGRLQLGQADRDRVLAISAATIDRLLVDVKLVASGGRRRRAGFYSAIRREVPIRTFNDWNSPVPGFCEVDMVAHGGTSVAGSFIQTLTMVDVATGWTECLPLLTREGSLVVEAINSAQSLFPWLLRGVDFDNDSAFMNDVVVPWCREQKLEVTRSRAYKKNDQAFVEQKNGAVVRRLMGYGRFDGVETVRVMGRLYAAARLYVNFFQPSFKLKEKRREGAKVIKRYHPPSTPYERALAHPKVTAAVKKRLRDQYRSLDPVALLAEIRVTQEELGNRVDRRAGQARGLQPAHTSTLPATAATFAKTLGKTVTVGEPRATHRRTRRPYKTRVRMPSKLDPHIAAIEGWLAEQPQLTALAIVGRLSEKYPEEFGKRQHSIVQRLLRALRRRAAEQLVAQGPFGDATTAAPLPGVVDGSGYLGPDPPTAPLVEQAGKVTWRGRSIDIGSSSAMAPSG; encoded by the coding sequence ATGGCGGGAAAGATCAGCATGGGCGCGCGGCGCGAAGTGGTGTCGGCGGTGATGGAGCGTTACCGATCGGCCGGACGGGCGGAGAAGGGACGCATCCTCGACGCGCTATGCGCGACGACAGGCTGGCATCGCAAGCATGCGGTGCGTGCACTTCGGCCACGCGCGACGGTTGGGCCGCGCAAGGTCGAGGCGCCGCGAGAGCGCAAGCGTAGATATGGCGCGACGGTCAAGGACGCGATGACGGCGCTGTGGGAGGCGTCGGATCGGGTGTGCGGCAAGCGGCTCAAGGTGATGATCCCGACCTTGCTGCCAGCTCTCGAGCAACATGGCCGATTGCAGCTTGGGCAGGCGGACCGTGATCGTGTTCTGGCGATCAGTGCCGCTACCATTGACCGCCTGCTCGTCGATGTGAAGCTCGTGGCGAGCGGCGGCAGGCGGCGCCGTGCCGGCTTCTATTCGGCAATCCGGCGCGAGGTCCCGATCCGCACGTTCAATGACTGGAACAGCCCGGTGCCCGGCTTCTGCGAGGTCGACATGGTCGCCCATGGCGGCACGTCGGTGGCTGGCTCGTTCATCCAAACCCTGACGATGGTCGATGTCGCCACCGGCTGGACGGAGTGCCTGCCGTTGCTGACGCGGGAAGGTTCGCTGGTCGTCGAGGCGATCAACAGCGCACAGAGCCTGTTCCCCTGGCTGTTGCGCGGCGTGGACTTCGACAACGACAGCGCCTTCATGAACGATGTCGTCGTGCCATGGTGTCGCGAACAGAAGCTCGAAGTCACTCGCTCGCGCGCCTACAAGAAGAACGATCAGGCGTTCGTCGAACAGAAGAATGGTGCCGTCGTCCGCCGCCTCATGGGCTATGGCCGCTTCGATGGCGTCGAGACGGTGCGTGTGATGGGCCGCCTCTATGCGGCGGCACGGCTCTACGTCAACTTCTTCCAGCCGTCGTTCAAGCTGAAGGAGAAGCGTCGCGAAGGGGCTAAAGTGATCAAGCGCTATCATCCCCCGTCGACGCCCTATGAGCGTGCATTGGCGCATCCCAAGGTGACCGCGGCCGTGAAGAAACGGCTACGCGATCAGTATCGCTCGCTCGATCCGGTCGCGCTGTTGGCGGAGATTCGCGTAACCCAAGAGGAACTCGGCAATCGCGTCGATCGTCGTGCCGGACAGGCGCGCGGCCTGCAACCCGCTCACACTAGCACCCTGCCAGCGACCGCGGCGACGTTCGCGAAGACGCTCGGCAAGACGGTGACGGTCGGCGAGCCGCGTGCCACGCACCGGCGAACTCGTCGGCCCTATAAGACCAGAGTTCGCATGCCGTCCAAGCTCGACCCGCATATTGCTGCGATCGAAGGTTGGCTCGCAGAGCAGCCGCAGCTGACGGCGCTCGCAATTGTCGGCCGGCTGAGCGAGAAATACCCCGAGGAGTTCGGGAAGAGACAGCATTCGATTGTGCAGCGTCTGCTGAGGGCGCTCAGACGGAGGGCTGCCGAACAGTTGGTCGCCCAGGGTCCGTTCGGCGACGCCACGACCGCTGCCCCATTGCCCGGGGTTGTGGACGGCTCGGGCTATTTAGGGCCCGACCCGCCCACAGCCCCTCTCGTCGAGCAAGCCGGGAAAGTCACCTGGCGCGGCCGATCAATCGACATCGGATCGTCATCGGCAATGGCGCCATCAGGGTAA
- the dcd gene encoding dCTP deaminase, translating to MTVLSGSELRRRLKTRDLSKRLVVSPILEPDEQVKDDRASIDVRLGFEFALMSPSLIGAIDEMAFGPKAQRHLELAKLYSRSYVPFGKALVIHPHQFILAGTLEYLRLPRDLMSYVVGRSTWGRLGLTIATAIGIHPGFAGTLTLELRNLGEIPLTLHPGDTVAQLFFHQIDGSESGRPGETTSNEAGQYVGTVDLIPRTMSPSATFEKLSRLKAARLERERQGAATSERNESDPIS from the coding sequence ATGACGGTGTTGTCGGGAAGCGAACTGCGAAGACGCCTGAAGACGCGCGATCTCTCGAAGAGGCTCGTCGTGAGTCCGATCCTCGAGCCCGACGAGCAGGTCAAGGACGACAGGGCCTCCATCGACGTCCGCCTCGGCTTCGAGTTCGCTCTCATGTCGCCGTCCTTGATCGGCGCGATCGACGAAATGGCGTTCGGTCCCAAGGCCCAGCGCCATCTCGAACTCGCAAAGCTCTATTCTAGGTCCTACGTTCCTTTTGGTAAGGCCCTGGTCATCCATCCGCACCAGTTCATCCTTGCGGGGACGCTCGAATATCTGCGACTGCCGCGCGATCTGATGTCGTATGTCGTAGGGCGCTCCACGTGGGGAAGGTTGGGTCTCACGATAGCGACGGCTATAGGCATTCATCCCGGCTTTGCCGGCACGCTCACTCTGGAGCTCAGAAATTTGGGAGAGATTCCGCTGACGCTGCATCCTGGCGACACGGTAGCCCAACTCTTCTTCCATCAGATCGATGGTTCGGAAAGCGGGCGTCCCGGCGAAACGACTTCGAACGAAGCGGGACAATACGTCGGAACCGTCGACCTTATACCGAGGACGATGTCGCCGTCCGCAACGTTCGAGAAGCTTTCCAGATTGAAGGCCGCGAGGCTCGAGCGGGAGCGGCAAGGAGCAGCTACGTCAGAACGGAACGAATCGGATCCGATTTCCTGA
- the istA gene encoding IS21 family transposase, whose translation MLVVETIGKIRRAYFVDGRPIKAICRELGVSRKVVRKVIRSQATEFRYERETQPLPKMGAWSAELDRLLAGNESKAARERLTLIRLFEELRGLGYAGGYDAVRRYARRWTKERGTSTASAYVPLSFAPGEAYQFDWSHEVVLLSGTTVMVKAAHVRLCHSRMLFVRAYPRETQEMVFDAHDRAFALFKGTCTRGIYDNMKTAVETIFVGKGRLYNRRFLQMCSHYLVDPVACTPASGWEKGQVENQVGLVRERFFTPRLRFKNLDELNAWLLDKCIAYAKAHRHPELVDQTIWDVFEAERPKLVPYAGRFDGFHAVTASVSKTCLVRFDNNKYSVAASAVGRPVEVQAYADRIVIRQDGRIVAEHPRSFGRGDTVYDPWHYVPVLARKPGALRNGAPFKDWVLPAAIERIRRKLASTDDGNRQMVDILTAVLTDGLSAVEAACAEALSHSVHSADVVLNILARQREPAPPANIMTPAALTLRHAPIADCARYDNLRRTI comes from the coding sequence ATGCTGGTGGTGGAGACGATTGGTAAGATCCGTCGCGCCTACTTTGTTGATGGTCGTCCGATCAAGGCGATCTGCCGAGAACTTGGCGTATCGCGGAAGGTGGTTCGCAAGGTCATTCGTTCTCAAGCGACGGAGTTCCGGTACGAGCGCGAGACGCAGCCGCTCCCGAAGATGGGTGCCTGGAGTGCCGAGCTTGATCGGTTGCTGGCAGGGAATGAGAGCAAGGCGGCGCGGGAACGGCTGACGCTGATCCGGCTATTCGAGGAACTCCGCGGCCTGGGTTATGCCGGCGGCTATGATGCGGTTCGTCGATACGCCCGACGGTGGACCAAGGAACGCGGCACCTCGACAGCGTCGGCTTATGTGCCGCTGAGCTTTGCACCAGGCGAAGCCTACCAGTTCGACTGGAGCCACGAGGTGGTCCTGCTGAGCGGCACCACGGTGATGGTGAAGGCTGCTCATGTTCGGCTCTGTCACAGTCGCATGCTGTTCGTGCGGGCCTATCCGCGGGAGACGCAGGAGATGGTGTTCGACGCCCACGACCGGGCATTCGCCCTGTTCAAAGGCACCTGCACCCGCGGCATCTACGACAACATGAAGACCGCGGTGGAGACGATCTTTGTCGGTAAAGGCCGTCTCTACAATCGCCGCTTCCTGCAGATGTGCAGCCACTATCTGGTCGATCCGGTCGCCTGTACGCCAGCGTCGGGCTGGGAGAAGGGGCAGGTCGAGAACCAGGTCGGGCTGGTCCGGGAGCGCTTCTTCACGCCGCGGCTGCGGTTCAAAAACCTCGACGAGTTAAACGCCTGGCTGCTCGACAAGTGCATCGCCTACGCCAAGGCTCATCGCCATCCGGAGCTGGTCGATCAGACGATCTGGGACGTGTTCGAAGCCGAACGCCCCAAACTCGTTCCCTATGCCGGCCGCTTCGACGGCTTCCATGCGGTGACAGCATCGGTCTCGAAGACCTGCCTGGTGCGCTTCGACAACAACAAGTACTCGGTCGCAGCCAGTGCAGTCGGACGACCGGTCGAGGTTCAAGCCTATGCCGATCGCATCGTGATCCGTCAGGATGGACGTATCGTTGCCGAGCACCCGCGATCCTTTGGCCGCGGCGATACCGTCTACGACCCCTGGCATTATGTGCCGGTGCTCGCCCGCAAACCCGGCGCCTTGCGCAACGGTGCTCCCTTCAAAGACTGGGTGCTGCCGGCCGCGATCGAGCGGATCCGGCGCAAGCTGGCCAGCACCGACGATGGCAATCGGCAGATGGTCGACATCCTCACCGCGGTGCTGACTGACGGTCTGTCCGCGGTGGAAGCGGCTTGTGCCGAAGCGCTCAGTCACAGCGTCCATTCCGCCGATGTCGTTCTCAATATCCTGGCCCGTCAACGTGAACCCGCCCCACCGGCCAACATCATGACGCCGGCCGCACTGACGCTCCGTCATGCACCGATCGCCGATTGTGCCCGCTACGACAACCTCCGGAGGACCATCTGA
- a CDS encoding MerR family transcriptional regulator has translation MLDYLCRSGIVVPATPGGRGRGRKRMYSFGDIVFLKVITRLLQAGVSVKRMKDSFAGMNRKFREMGETSRIPGILVTDGKSIYFRDRDKKLVDLMSGQQCFAFLVELNPIRKEVIKQAKLLKSA, from the coding sequence ATGCTCGACTACCTGTGTAGATCGGGGATCGTTGTGCCAGCCACCCCGGGAGGACGCGGACGCGGTCGGAAACGAATGTATTCTTTCGGCGACATCGTGTTTCTGAAGGTGATTACGCGTCTGCTGCAGGCGGGAGTCTCGGTGAAGCGGATGAAGGACAGTTTCGCGGGAATGAACAGGAAATTCCGCGAGATGGGCGAAACGTCGCGCATACCCGGCATCCTCGTCACCGACGGAAAATCGATCTATTTTCGCGACCGCGACAAGAAGTTGGTGGACTTGATGAGCGGTCAGCAGTGCTTCGCATTTTTAGTCGAATTGAATCCGATCCGAAAAGAAGTGATCAAGCAGGCGAAACTTTTGAAATCGGCATGA
- a CDS encoding IS110 family transposase, with translation MPAVDDLSRSLTALNQHSTLMTVIEMSKSSWLVAGMVPGIERHPMKKLDPDPVALLNLVSRWRCEAERKQRRIDRVAVAFEAGRDGFWLARWLQERGIEAYVIHSTSVAVTREHRRAKTDRLDTAMLMRVFLGWLRGERGHCRMVAIPTFEEEDAKRPSRERESLVGERTRIINRMKGALARLGIRGFKPELRRAPKELSALLTPEGQPLPPICWKRCGAR, from the coding sequence ATGCCCGCAGTCGATGATTTGAGTCGTTCCCTCACCGCGCTGAATCAACATAGCACGTTGATGACGGTTATCGAAATGAGCAAGTCAAGTTGGCTCGTCGCCGGGATGGTGCCTGGTATTGAGCGGCATCCCATGAAGAAGCTCGATCCCGATCCGGTGGCGTTACTCAACCTGGTCAGTCGCTGGCGCTGCGAAGCGGAGAGGAAACAGCGGCGGATCGACCGGGTCGCGGTCGCCTTCGAGGCAGGCCGCGACGGCTTCTGGCTAGCGCGATGGCTGCAAGAGCGCGGCATCGAGGCGTATGTGATCCATTCGACGAGCGTTGCGGTCACGCGCGAGCACCGGCGGGCGAAGACCGACCGGCTGGATACGGCGATGCTGATGCGAGTCTTTCTCGGTTGGCTACGCGGCGAACGCGGGCATTGCCGAATGGTCGCGATTCCGACCTTCGAGGAGGAAGACGCCAAGCGGCCGAGTAGAGAGCGAGAAAGTCTGGTTGGCGAACGGACTCGGATCATCAATCGAATGAAGGGCGCGCTGGCACGGCTGGGGATTCGTGGCTTCAAGCCAGAACTGCGGCGGGCTCCCAAAGAACTGAGCGCCTTGCTTACTCCGGAAGGTCAGCCGCTTCCCCCAATCTGCTGGAAGAGATGCGGCGCGAGATGA
- a CDS encoding IS1380 family transposase, whose amino-acid sequence MTDDTILPFSFPAVHAKKVTAAFDGGRLTSNGGVMLLAMAERRLGLADNLARVFPDRRDPTRVVHSLVDMFRARMFAICCGYEDADDLDHLRSDPAFKLACGRLPDTGRDLCSQPTLSRLENAPHLREVIRLSSVLVDLWMDSYARAPSAITLDIDDTVDVVHGRQQLSLFNAHYDEHCFLPIHVYDTEHSRPVAVILRPGKTPSGREVRAHLRRLVRRIRRRWPDTRITFRGDSHYAGPEAMTFCEQNGVDYIFALAGTKPLARKVDEVCDAVRTERAIENKIVVRGYTETRHAAGSWHRERRVVARIEATQQGLDVRYVVTSLDIGSAEWIYDSLYCARGQAENLIKLHKTQLASDRTSCRSALANQVRLVFHTAAYWLILAVRDAIPKPRDLATAEFNTIRLRLLKIAARVIETATRVRLAFAAACPDADLFRGLANALVPQAP is encoded by the coding sequence ATGACCGATGATACGATTCTGCCCTTCTCGTTTCCTGCCGTTCACGCCAAGAAAGTCACAGCTGCCTTCGATGGCGGTCGGCTGACCTCGAACGGGGGCGTGATGCTTCTGGCGATGGCCGAGCGGCGCCTCGGCTTGGCCGACAATTTGGCCCGCGTGTTCCCGGATCGGCGCGATCCGACGCGGGTCGTGCACAGCCTTGTCGATATGTTCCGCGCGCGCATGTTCGCGATCTGCTGCGGCTACGAGGACGCCGACGACCTCGATCATCTGCGGTCCGATCCCGCATTCAAGCTGGCCTGCGGACGGCTGCCGGACACTGGCCGGGATCTGTGTTCGCAGCCGACCCTATCGCGCCTGGAGAATGCACCACACCTGCGCGAGGTGATCCGGCTGAGCTCTGTGCTGGTTGACCTATGGATGGACAGCTACGCGCGAGCGCCGAGCGCAATCACGCTCGACATCGACGACACGGTCGACGTGGTGCATGGCCGTCAGCAACTCTCGCTGTTCAACGCCCATTATGATGAACACTGCTTCCTGCCGATCCACGTCTACGACACCGAGCACAGCCGGCCTGTTGCGGTCATCCTGCGCCCCGGCAAGACGCCGAGCGGCCGCGAGGTGCGGGCACACCTGCGCCGCCTGGTTCGGCGCATTCGCCGGCGCTGGCCCGATACGCGTATCACCTTCCGCGGCGACAGCCATTACGCCGGCCCCGAGGCGATGACTTTTTGCGAGCAAAACGGCGTCGATTACATCTTCGCGCTAGCCGGCACGAAGCCGCTCGCCAGAAAGGTCGACGAGGTCTGTGATGCAGTTCGAACCGAACGTGCGATCGAGAACAAGATCGTGGTTCGCGGCTACACCGAGACCCGCCACGCGGCCGGCTCCTGGCATCGTGAGCGCCGCGTCGTCGCCCGCATCGAGGCAACCCAACAAGGGCTCGACGTCCGCTACGTCGTCACCAGCCTGGATATCGGCTCGGCTGAGTGGATCTATGACAGCCTCTATTGCGCTCGCGGACAGGCCGAGAACCTGATCAAGCTGCACAAGACCCAGCTCGCCTCCGATCGCACCAGTTGCCGCTCGGCGCTCGCCAACCAGGTCCGCCTCGTCTTCCACACCGCCGCCTATTGGCTCATCCTCGCCGTGCGCGATGCCATCCCAAAGCCGCGCGATCTGGCAACGGCCGAGTTCAACACGATCAGGCTCAGGCTTCTCAAGATCGCAGCCCGCGTCATCGAGACCGCCACCCGCGTCCGTCTCGCCTTCGCTGCGGCGTGCCCCGACGCCGACCTGTTCCGCGGCTTGGCAAACGCTCTGGTCCCGCAAGCACCCTGA
- a CDS encoding recombinase family protein produces the protein MLISSTVADERLTTAHRAKLAYVYVRQSSVNQVRQHQESTELQYRLVDRAIGLGWPPERVQVIDEDLGKSGAGGVDRHGFQKLIAEIGLGNAGLVVSLDASRLARNNRDWHQLLELCSVFGVLIADGERLYDPRAYHDRLLLGLSGIMSEAELHQLRMRLHQGERQKAARGELRLPLPAGLAYDRAGTIVLNPDEEVRARLHLVFAKFRELQSARRVMRYLDRNGLSLPVRPLLGPSPHEIVWRAPDSTRVLNILQNPAYAGAYVYGRRQKDPSRCRRGSLTGTVKVAIADWAVCLHAAHPGYISWEEFMANQGRLADNVCRYEAGHSGVPRKGAALLQGIAVCGRCGRRMSMRYTGPNADYPVYCCRSDRDQQGSAMCQEVRALAVDALVERIVLDALVPDQIEIALAAAGQLEQESRQLERQWALRVERARYEAERARRQYDAVEPENRLVARSLERAWEERLRVAEAVEQEHARWRGQEPLLIGPAECAGLQALGENLPRIWNAATTSAADRKRILRFVIREVVLDQKRTRGQVWLKIVWQTGATSEHHVQRRVQTYRDYIDIDRLRQRIVELNAEHKMDAEIAAILNQEGFVAARGCAFKGENVWLLRTRWGIPTVKINGVDKNPMRWPDGSFSIQGAAAELGVTPQTVFDYLARELLAGRQLAKGQPWQIELSDDQIRQLRNRVRRTKRSKKDAS, from the coding sequence GTGCTGATCAGCTCGACCGTCGCTGACGAGCGGCTCACGACGGCTCACCGAGCCAAGTTGGCCTATGTCTACGTGCGGCAGTCATCCGTGAACCAGGTGCGCCAGCATCAGGAGAGCACCGAGCTGCAGTACCGCCTTGTCGATCGCGCCATCGGTCTGGGCTGGCCGCCCGAGCGCGTCCAGGTGATTGACGAGGATCTGGGCAAATCCGGTGCTGGCGGCGTGGACCGTCATGGTTTCCAGAAGCTCATTGCCGAGATCGGCCTTGGCAACGCCGGTCTCGTGGTGAGTCTCGACGCTTCGCGCTTGGCCCGCAATAACCGGGACTGGCATCAGCTTCTCGAACTGTGCTCGGTATTTGGCGTGCTGATTGCGGATGGCGAGCGGCTTTACGATCCGCGCGCCTATCACGACCGCCTGCTGTTGGGCCTGTCCGGCATCATGAGCGAGGCGGAGCTGCATCAGCTTCGGATGCGCCTTCACCAAGGGGAACGGCAGAAGGCGGCGCGGGGCGAACTGCGGCTGCCGCTGCCGGCCGGGCTCGCCTACGATCGAGCGGGCACAATTGTTCTCAATCCGGATGAGGAGGTGCGCGCCCGTCTTCATCTCGTGTTTGCTAAATTCCGGGAACTGCAAAGTGCGCGCCGTGTGATGCGCTACTTGGACAGGAATGGATTGTCCTTGCCGGTTCGGCCGCTGCTTGGACCTTCTCCACACGAGATCGTCTGGCGTGCGCCAGATAGCACACGCGTCCTTAATATCCTTCAGAATCCGGCCTATGCTGGGGCGTATGTTTATGGCCGCCGGCAAAAGGACCCGAGCCGATGCCGGCGGGGATCGCTGACGGGAACGGTCAAGGTAGCGATCGCGGATTGGGCGGTTTGCCTCCACGCCGCTCACCCAGGCTATATCAGCTGGGAGGAGTTCATGGCCAACCAGGGGCGATTGGCAGATAACGTCTGCCGCTATGAGGCAGGTCACTCTGGCGTACCGCGCAAGGGGGCAGCCCTGTTACAAGGAATTGCGGTCTGCGGTCGTTGTGGACGGCGCATGAGCATGCGCTACACGGGCCCGAATGCCGACTATCCGGTCTATTGCTGCCGCTCGGATCGGGACCAGCAAGGCAGTGCAATGTGCCAGGAAGTCCGGGCCTTGGCGGTTGACGCGCTGGTCGAGCGGATAGTCCTCGACGCCCTGGTGCCGGATCAGATTGAGATCGCACTCGCAGCCGCGGGCCAACTGGAGCAGGAGAGCCGTCAGCTCGAGCGCCAGTGGGCGCTTCGCGTGGAGCGCGCCCGCTACGAGGCCGAGCGCGCTCGGCGCCAGTATGACGCCGTAGAGCCCGAGAACCGTCTTGTGGCGCGCTCACTTGAGCGGGCTTGGGAAGAGAGGCTGCGTGTCGCAGAGGCGGTCGAGCAGGAGCATGCGCGTTGGCGCGGGCAAGAGCCGCTTCTGATTGGCCCGGCGGAATGCGCAGGGCTACAAGCGCTCGGCGAGAACCTGCCGCGGATTTGGAACGCGGCCACCACGTCGGCAGCCGATCGCAAGCGCATTCTGCGATTTGTGATCCGCGAAGTCGTTCTTGATCAGAAGCGGACCCGAGGTCAGGTGTGGCTCAAGATCGTCTGGCAGACCGGTGCAACCAGCGAGCATCACGTGCAACGGCGCGTTCAGACATACCGTGATTACATCGACATTGATCGGTTGCGGCAACGGATCGTCGAGTTGAATGCTGAACACAAAATGGATGCCGAGATCGCGGCAATACTCAATCAGGAAGGCTTCGTCGCGGCTCGAGGCTGCGCCTTCAAAGGCGAGAATGTCTGGCTGTTGCGTACCCGCTGGGGCATTCCCACCGTCAAAATCAACGGCGTGGACAAGAATCCGATGCGCTGGCCCGATGGAAGCTTCTCAATTCAGGGCGCAGCGGCTGAGCTTGGAGTGACCCCGCAGACGGTGTTCGATTATCTCGCGCGGGAATTGCTGGCAGGTCGTCAGTTAGCCAAAGGCCAGCCATGGCAGATCGAGCTCTCAGACGACCAAATCCGTCAGCTTCGCAATCGGGTACGACGCACCAAGCGTTCGAAGAAGGACGCATCATGA
- a CDS encoding recombinase family protein, with product MLISSTVADERLTTAHRAKLAYVYVRQSSVNQVRQHQESTELQYRLVDRAIGLGWPPERVQVIDEDLGKSGAGGVDRHGFQKLIAEIGLGNAGLVVSLDASRLARNNRDWHQLLELCSVFGVLIADGERLYDPRAYHDRLLLGLSGIMSEAELHQLRMRLHQGERQKAARGELRLPLPAGLAYDRAGTIVLNPDEEVRARLHLVFAKFRELQSARRVMRYLDRNGLSLPVRPLLGPSPHEIVWRAPDSTRVLNILQNPAYAGAYVYGRRQKDPSRCRRGSLTGTVKVAIADWAVCLHAAHPGYISWEEFMANQGRLADNVCRYEAGHSGVPRKGAALLQGIAVCGRCGRRMSMRYTGPNADYPVYCCRSDRDQQGSAMCQEVRALAVDALVERIVLDALVPDQIEIALAAAGQLEQESRQLERQWALRVERARYEAERARRQYDAVEPENRLVARSLERAWEERLRVAEAVEQEHARWRGQEPLLIGPAECAGLQALGENLPRIWNAATTSAADRKRILRFVIREVVLDQKRTRGQVWLKIVWQTGATSEHHVQRRVQTYRDYIDIDRLRQRIVELNAEHKMDAEIAAILNQEGFVAARGCAFKGENVWLLRTRWGIPTVKINGVDKNPMRWPDGSFSIQGAAAELGVTPQTVFDYLARELLAGRQLAKGQPWQIELSDDQIRQLRNRVRRTKRSKKEAS from the coding sequence GTGCTGATCAGCTCGACCGTCGCTGACGAGCGGCTCACGACGGCTCACCGAGCCAAGTTGGCCTATGTCTACGTGCGGCAGTCATCCGTGAACCAGGTGCGCCAGCATCAGGAGAGCACCGAGCTGCAGTACCGCCTTGTCGATCGCGCCATCGGTCTGGGCTGGCCGCCCGAGCGCGTCCAGGTGATTGACGAGGATCTGGGCAAATCCGGTGCTGGCGGCGTGGACCGTCATGGTTTCCAGAAGCTCATTGCCGAGATCGGCCTTGGCAACGCCGGTCTCGTGGTGAGTCTCGACGCTTCGCGCTTGGCCCGCAATAACCGGGACTGGCATCAGCTTCTCGAACTGTGCTCGGTATTTGGCGTGCTGATTGCGGATGGCGAGCGGCTTTACGATCCGCGCGCCTATCACGACCGCCTGCTGTTGGGCCTGTCCGGCATCATGAGCGAGGCGGAGCTGCATCAGCTTCGGATGCGCCTTCACCAAGGGGAACGGCAGAAGGCGGCGCGGGGCGAACTGCGGCTGCCGCTGCCGGCCGGGCTCGCCTACGATCGAGCGGGCACAATTGTTCTCAATCCGGATGAGGAGGTGCGCGCCCGTCTTCATCTCGTGTTTGCTAAATTCCGGGAACTGCAAAGTGCGCGCCGTGTGATGCGCTACTTGGACAGGAATGGATTGTCCTTGCCGGTTCGGCCGCTGCTTGGACCTTCTCCACACGAGATCGTCTGGCGTGCGCCAGATAGCACACGCGTCCTTAATATCCTTCAGAATCCGGCCTATGCTGGGGCGTATGTTTATGGCCGCCGGCAAAAGGACCCGAGCCGATGCCGGCGGGGATCGCTGACGGGAACGGTCAAGGTAGCGATCGCGGATTGGGCGGTTTGCCTCCACGCCGCTCACCCAGGCTATATCAGCTGGGAGGAGTTCATGGCCAACCAGGGGCGATTGGCAGATAACGTCTGCCGCTATGAGGCAGGTCACTCTGGCGTACCGCGCAAGGGGGCAGCCCTGTTACAAGGAATTGCGGTCTGCGGTCGTTGTGGACGGCGCATGAGCATGCGCTACACGGGCCCGAATGCCGACTATCCGGTCTATTGCTGCCGCTCGGATCGGGACCAGCAAGGCAGTGCAATGTGCCAGGAAGTCCGGGCCTTGGCGGTTGACGCGCTGGTCGAGCGGATAGTCCTCGACGCCCTGGTGCCGGATCAGATTGAGATCGCACTCGCAGCCGCGGGCCAACTGGAGCAGGAGAGCCGTCAGCTCGAGCGCCAGTGGGCGCTTCGCGTGGAGCGCGCCCGCTACGAGGCCGAGCGCGCTCGGCGCCAGTATGACGCCGTAGAGCCCGAGAACCGTCTTGTGGCGCGCTCACTTGAGCGGGCTTGGGAAGAGAGGCTGCGTGTCGCAGAGGCGGTCGAGCAGGAGCATGCGCGTTGGCGCGGGCAAGAGCCGCTTCTGATTGGCCCGGCGGAATGCGCAGGGCTACAAGCGCTCGGCGAGAACCTGCCGCGGATTTGGAACGCGGCCACCACGTCGGCAGCCGATCGCAAGCGCATTCTGCGATTTGTGATCCGCGAAGTCGTTCTTGATCAGAAGCGGACCCGAGGTCAGGTGTGGCTCAAGATCGTCTGGCAGACCGGTGCAACCAGCGAGCATCACGTGCAACGGCGCGTTCAGACATACCGTGATTACATCGACATTGATCGGTTGCGGCAACGGATCGTCGAGTTGAATGCTGAACACAAAATGGATGCCGAGATCGCGGCAATACTCAATCAGGAAGGCTTCGTCGCGGCTCGAGGCTGCGCCTTCAAAGGCGAGAATGTCTGGCTGTTGCGTACCCGCTGGGGCATTCCCACCGTCAAAATCAACGGCGTGGACAAGAATCCGATGCGCTGGCCCGATGGAAGCTTCTCAATTCAGGGCGCAGCGGCTGAGCTTGGAGTGACCCCGCAGACGGTGTTCGATTATCTCGCGCGGGAATTGCTGGCAGGTCGTCAGTTAGCCAAAGGCCAGCCATGGCAGATCGAGCTCTCAGACGACCAAATCCGTCAGCTTCGCAATCGGGTACGACGCACCAAGCGTTCGAAGAAGGAGGCATCATGA